A stretch of Rhinoderma darwinii isolate aRhiDar2 chromosome 4, aRhiDar2.hap1, whole genome shotgun sequence DNA encodes these proteins:
- the LOC142759925 gene encoding histone H3-like centromeric protein A isoform X1, whose translation MKPPQESSSRRKSAQPQKKPAAPPQSPPSRGETSHRPSTQRRRRYRPGARALMEIRKYQISTNLLIQKTQFFRLVREICLKYSRGVFYYWQSTALMALQESAEDFLVSLFEDSYLFSHQANRGTLFVKDMQLARRIRGIPYEL comes from the exons atgaaaccaccccaggaaagctcgtcccgcaggaagtcggcgcagccgcagaagaaacctgcagctcctcctcaatctccgccaa gtagaggggaaacaagtcacagaccgagcacacaacgaagaagacgctaccgcccaggagcccgtgcgctgatggaaataagaaagtaccaaatatcaaccaatctgctcattcagaaaacccagtttttccgcctg gtgagagagatctgcctgaagtattctcgcggcgtgttttactactggcaaagcaccgcacttatggcgctacaagag tcagctgaggacttcctcgtgagtctctttgaagattcttacctcttcagtcaccaggccaataggggcactctctttgtgaaggacatgcagctcgcacggagaatccgaggcatcccgtatgaactgtga